One genomic region from Rosa rugosa chromosome 1, drRosRugo1.1, whole genome shotgun sequence encodes:
- the LOC133726241 gene encoding deacetoxyvindoline 4-hydroxylase-like — protein sequence MVTGKSSDPERLQQLKAFDDSKTGVKGIVDAGITKLPPIFVRPKKDPSVVGDRTVSGHFSIPVVDLAEYNGRRAEVIDQVRRASESYGVFQVVNHGIPKRVMEEMMEAVRVFHELPREEKAEYYSREMGMKVKYYSSSTMYDLMFADWKDTLQCIVSDEQFDPQEIPLVCREITMEYSKHVRKLGVTLFEFISEALGLKPNHLKNLDITKGHMILSHYYPPCPEPEVAIGTAEHSDPNFMTILLQDQIGGLQVLYQNQWIDVLPVPGALVVNIGDFLQASFLYHVHSQRLFAIASLHIGVIYIYE from the exons ATGGTCACCGGGAAATCAAGCGACCCAGAGCGTCTGCAGCAGCTGAAGGCCTTCGACGACTCCAAAACTGGTGTCAAAGGGATCGTCGATGCCGGAATCACCAAACTCCCACCAATTTTCGTCCGTCCAAAGAAAGATCCCTCCGTCGTTGGCGACCGTACGGTTTCAGGTCATTTCAGTATCCCAGTGGTGGATCTGGCTGAATATAACGGAAGGCGTGCTGAGGTGATCGACCAAGTCCGGAGGGCCTCAGAGAGCTATGGCGTCTTCCAGGTGGTGAACCATGGGATACCCAAGAGAGTGATGGAGGAGATGATGGAGGCGGTGCGTGTGTTTCACGAGCTACCGAGGGAGGAGAAGGCGGAGTACTATAGTAGGGAGATGGGGATGAAGGTCAAGTACTACTCTAGCAGTACCATGTATGATTTGATGTTTGCTGATTGGAAGGACACTTTGCAGTGCATCGTAAGTGACGAGCAGTTTGATCCTCAAGAAATTCCTCTCGTTTGCAG AGAGATAACTATGGAGTACTCTAAGCACGTTCGCAAATTAGGTGTCACTTTGTTTGAATTTATATCTGAGGCGCTTGGGCTCAAACCTAATCACCTCAAAAACTTGGATATCACAAAGGGGCATATGATTCTTAGTCATTACTATCCACCATGCCCAGAGCCTGAAGTGGCTATTGGCACTGCTGAACACTCGGATCCTAATTTTATGACCATCCTACTTCAAGATCAAATTGGTGGACTTCAAGTTTTGTACCAAAATCAGTGGATTGATGTTCTTCCTGTACCTGGAGCTCTAGTGGTGAACATCGGAGATTTCTTACAGGCAAGTTTTCTTTATCATGTACATTCACAAAGGTTGTTTGCTATTGCTTCACTACATATtggagttatatatatatacgagtAA